From the genome of Solanum lycopersicum chromosome 12, SLM_r2.1:
CAACCATGGACACATCTTTTGGCTCATCAGggtcttctgaatcacttgagGAATCCCCCCATTCAGCAAGAGCCTTTTTGACAACCATATCAGCAGCAGCTTTTCGATCTCTCTTGTCGAGTACCATGTCCCTTCTATTCTCTTTGTCACTTCTTGGTTTGTGATGTTccttgttttcattcttgagCAAAGGACACTCTCTGATAAAGTGCCCAgcttttccacacttgtagcaaGTATCACCTTGAGCAGCATTTCGAGTACCgtttgttcctcttttataaattttttttttactcacaattttttgaaatctactgatgagatatgccatatcatcatcatcacttgaactttatctgatttatacttcaacatcaatgaCTTGTCCTTCTTGGCTTCATTCTTTGACAAATCGTAGTttcgattcatctcatgtgtTTTAAAGATTACCAATCAAAGCATCCATAGTCAGCACCTTCAAATCCTTGGCTTCTGTAATGGCATCAACTTTGCTCTCCCAAGACTTTGGAAGAATTCGAAGCACTTTTCTGACTTGTTTGgtcatgcttataggttcacccagacttcgcagctcatttgtaatggaagacaacttggtgaacatgtcatgtattgtttctccttccttcattttgaagttctcaTACCGTGAGGTAAGCATGTCAATCTTAGATTCGttgacttgttcagttccttcatgtGCAGTTTTCAAGAAGTCCCAAATTTCCTTAGAAGATTCATAGGCTGACACTCTGTTGTACTCATCAAGTCCTATCCCACAGACAagaagagttttagctttgaaacctttttcaatttttttcctatcAGCTTCGTCATATTTCTGCCTAGGCTTTGGAACAAGAATAGTCTTCTCTCCATCCTTTTCTTCCATAGTCGGAACAAATGGTCCATCCAGTACAATATCCCATAGCTCGCTATCTTCAGCCATGAGGTAATCgtgcattctaactttccaccaattgtagaaatgtccattgaaacgaggaggtCTGTGTGACGACTGACCTTCTTCGAGGTTAAGTGGAGCTGTCATTCTAAAGTAAATATCActtccttggtgttaaccaaatagatagtgtctgctctgataccacttgatagaatatatgccttcacttaacaagtaatggacaaggtcccttactacactaatgaataaaatagaaagttaaatgcagtaaaatcaacacaatgattttacgtggaaacctccttgcttaagggagtaaaaccacgacctgtctcacatgattttcaatcgttttcactaatcttcaaaagcaaaagtaaaacacgattacaccaaatgtatgaaagagttatcaatcttacagttaagcaatagtccctcttgcttaacaagcctaagtagaaaactaTCTACCCACTAAGTTATCCCACTTAGACtacctagacttttaacactaCACGACAAATTCCTTTATAAATTCAGGAATGGTTTACAGTTCGCGTACAAGAGAATGTATTCctaaaaaactatatgaaaagctCCAaagattgttgttgttgttggaatACTTCTGCCTTTGTTTTCTAGCAGCCTTTGCAAATGTTCTTGAAGAGGTTTATCTCAAGTAGCAAAAACTGCTcaaaatgtttaggaaagtgtcttttatatgggcaagtcactttcctaaacctctttgccattggctggaaGAGTCACACTTTCTGATGTCATCGGGAAGTGTGTACCTACTTTCTGTacgtctccagctggcagtcaactGGCTCGTTATCATGAGAGTCTGGTACCTCTACGaggtccctgggtttgtttaatctgcaatactcaagtaagaaacctgcaatactcaagtaagaaactggtacctttacaaggtccctaagattgtcaaatcatcaaataacaaataacatatatatatatatatatatatatacacatacatatacatacatacatatatatatatatatatatatatatatatatatattgattgttaATGTTGTCGGTGGTAGATGTTTGATTTCAACATCTCCTTCCCCtgcatttgtttttttatactAAGTAGTTACAAGTACATAGCATTATACTCATTATAAACATCTTCGTTCCTACAAAACAGAGAATTtaagtttcaaaattttcaataataataaagaaaccACAACTTTCACTGTTGATGAGCTCTACTACAGCAACATACTCCTTTCCATTCCTCAAAAATTACTTTGAATGccttttgaagaagaaaatatatttttgaataagcttttctttcttttcttgttacAGACATTACATCAATAGATAGGTATAATGTTGCGTGTGTGGTAGATATTCCAAACACAcccaaaattattttagaaatatattgtTAAAGTTTTATTATTGTGGAAATAGATGGGCGAAAAAtgtaagaaatttgaatgaGTCATTGAAAACAACATTGGTATGTCATTGCAAACAAAAGTAGTACATCTCTTGAATATCATATCTATGCTatatttctcttatttattCAAAGGACAATAAACTTTTCTTGCttattgtcaaaatgatatatTGGTGCATTGTATGACATCATTTATGCTCATTTGTAGGTGTTAGAAAATGAAGAAAGGAGAGAAGGTGACAGTAATGTTGATTTTGATCTAACTTGACAAGATTTTTGAATTGTTGATAGATGTTCTAATATTCGTTgctatcaaaaattttaatacttTTGAAACTCTTGGATCTTGTAAAACTTAACTAATCAtttgagtttgaaattttttattttaggataTATATTATTAGTGGATCCTAGGTAGGTTGTCTGATATAACAATTTatcatatatgtaaatattatttcacaATTGCATGGAATAGCTATTTTGTTTGGAccattataatattttactagAACCAGTGCAGTAGGTGAAGAGAGTTGTTGCAATTGGTAGCATAAGTGTTGCAAGAAGTCATATAAACGTTGCAATAGATCACTTAAAGTCacgaaataaatataaaataaaggtCTATGGCAACAGTTATGGACCGCTGCATAAACCAGATACCTTTGTTGcacaagaaaaattaataacCATCGCAACAGGCGAATGCTATGGCAACGACCATTGTGAACCGTTGCATAAACCCTATGGCCACGAAAGATTATGTAACGTGTTATAAACCATTGGGATAGCTCTATGACAACATCTTACATACCTATTGCAAcgatttgaatttattttatttcttaatacaTGATTGACATTATAAAATTGCATGTTTgattaaacatatttttctatttgtacAACAGACCACACCCCACTTCTCCTCGTcaaataaaggaaaatatttatataatttttccttcttgtttttaaaatgtttattcGAATCAATAAAATTAGGTGTTGGAATTTTGACACCCAAATTCGCCTAAGGAACAAGTATATTCTATATGTTCCTTCGCAGATTACATCAATTTCGTTTACCAAagcaataaaataatgacacaatATTTTATCGCGGAAAACCCCAACTCATAAAGGATAAAAATCACGACCTACACCTCTGTAGGATTTAACTCCACTTTATTGAACATCAAGTCTCGACAAAAGATTACAAGTCTATGTAacctaagaaattataaactctaattcctagaggaattataaactttaattcgtagataagaaattataaactctaatttctaactacccaagataaaaaaaaaaacaggttTAAGTGTTCTATAGTCTGTCAAGTTTCTCAAACTTGTTTGACGAATTCTACAGACACACTCAAATGTAATCAAAACTCTTAGTTACAATCTTATAACGTTTTCTCACAAATTTGCAACATTCCCgataaatctcaaaactctctAAAACCTCTTGTcgtgttttgatcttctctctatgtaagtgAGCAATCTTTATCAAGCGAAACTATCtccctatttatagatttgAAATGGAATCCAAAACCTATTTCAACTAGAAATCCTACTTTATGTAGGACTCCTCTTTTGTGTAGAGCTCCTCGTTCAACTCGAACTTGTCTTTGCCGCATCTTCCACTCTTTGTCTGAATCAACTTTGTCTTTGCCTCTACAAAACCTTGTTAAGTTCAACTTTGATTCGTTATCACTGCCCAATAAATTTTATGCTTCTTTCCTCTCTGCCGTAAGTTTTCCTTAAACAAGTAAGAAGtagttttccttctttcatCTTTATATCCTATTGCTCTTGAGATTCCTATTTGATTAAGAAAACTATCTTGTCTGTGAACTCCTTCATAAAAGGAAATTTTCTATACTGGTTGCTCGTCAAAAGAGAAATAACTCCACAACTTTATAAGTTCTATTTCGTGTGATTGACGTTCTCCTTATCCAAGTCGGATTCGGTCTAAAAGGAAAACATCGTGCAACCTGTTTCTTTCATCTATTCCTAtatttgtcaattatcaaaatctttAAGTAGAtccaaaaataaagttttaaagattttttttttttttgcgaaaCACTAATCCATTTACAAATattgtatttcattttcattttgtaCTTGATAGGTTAAAAAAGAATAAGgctttgtaaaaaaaaatatatgttgtcTAATTACTAGTAATGTTTTTGTTACTATGCATAAGTAGACTATGTATTTTGCATTTCCTAATTCCGTCTATGTATTTTGCATTTCCTAATTCCGTCTTAACGATTTATTTTCATTCTGTATGTTTTACTATAAGTTGTCACCTTGTTtcttacatatttattttatttgcaaaataattcttataattaattgaaaatttgcAAACTAAGATTGTTGAATTTTCTAAGAACATACATCAAGGAAGGGAAATATAAGTTCAGATGAAGAAGGTATTATTGCAGATTTTTTTAACTGTAGACTTTATTGTGAGTACTCTagcttttttagtttttttttgtggttAAAATAGTACTACAGTTATATAGTCTCGTAGTTAATATCTCAAATGTCACTCAAtctaaaattttatcttataaagTCTTTAAACATAgtataatatcaataaaatcattcaatataggcgttttatcaataaaatcagtCAACTAAATTTACATTTAAAGAAAATCTAACCTAGTAAagtaaaaaatctttttatgcTAACATGAGCTATGGTGCACTAATGAGAGTGCTTCACCTTTAACCAAATGTCTCGTGTTCGAGCCCTGGATATGGGTAATATTATGCTAGGAGCGCCACCCCGAATGGGCCCTGCAGTATGCGATCTGAATTTAATCAAAGCTCCAATGTGGGCTCCGAATACCCGGcgagaaaccaaaaaaaaactttttatgtCATATCTAACTATAGACcccataaataaaaaaaatattaagaaaattaaattttcttttttcgaaAAAAGCTATATGAgtgaataaatattatattatattatattatatgtatgtatagagttgattttttgaaagaaaaaaaagggatcAATTGTTGTAGATTGGTGATTAATCACAAGAATTATTGATAGTATCAGTTGAAATTGTTgcaaattttaagtttttaattgtGTAGTTTCACATTTAACGTGAACAAGGTTAAAAAACTCTTcgttttaaatataaaacaattttcatctattaatttcTTATCATATGAATTCaaatctataatattttttgccCGTTAAAAACCcttaataagtttttttatttttttgtgaaatttataatcatatggaataatataaatattagatttgtcatattagattttttaatttaaaatttagattagTGATTTTATTGACACAATATTCAAGGTTAAGTCATTTTACTCATACAAAATGAAATTCAATGAATTTGttagataaattttcaaaatgagtGATCTAATGAGATATTTAATTCGTTATTTTCATGGTGACTTTAATAGTTGTTTGTCTGGTTAACTATTGACTATTCCAATATCAATCTACTATTAATTCCTTTTGAAGATctaaaattcataaacataaataagacTTTGCCACTTTAAGATGAATCTAAAAGACAAATTACAATCTCAATAAATTGGAGCATAAAAAATCACCGAATCATAATTATATGTAGAAAAacaaaacactaaaaaaatgatacatCAAAAAAGACAAGACTAGGTTTCAAGATTATTAGTATTTTCGAGGCTATCCTCATAAGTCGTCGGGAACTTGAGTTTGGTGTTAGGGTCGTGATACATCTTTGCTTTTTCATCAAAGGCCCTAGAAGCTTCTTCAGCAGTAGTACTTTTGAAAGTACCAAGCCCACACACGTACCTTCTTGATGGGGTTTGCAATCTCAGCTCGATATGTCCCTCATGGCCTCTTTCTCACACCTTTATACCGAACCTCGTTTGGAGGTACAACCACCTTCGTTGCCTTCATATCGTTTCTTTTCTTTGCCATttgaaaaaactaaaagaatGTTTTGTATTTTGAGAAGACTTAGTGAGTGAAAAGAGAGAAGCGAGAGTGATTTATATCGACATTTCTCAGAGATCCCTAAATTTAGTcaactaattattaattatacttGAAAAAATACTTGTTGAATATTTTACTATGATTACGTGAATTTTTACTAGGAAAACACTCTTAATGTCCATTAAGTTTACATATCAAGAAATAATAGTTTCATTAAGAGTACGTTCATAACCAATTGACAATACTCAAAGGtaagtaaatttttagaaaggaaatttattaatttaattacaacATCATCTTTAAgcaaacaataaatttttttaaaaataagtaggCTGACATGTGGTGTAACCTTGTACCtttgatttttggtttaaatcaaagttctattatttttattttttgcaaattCTTGTTTGGATTATTGACAGATGGTATAAGTTAAATTTCATGActaagattaattaattaaaataaattataaattataaattataatttatataacattATATGTAAGGAAAAATtatctctcttctttctttttgtttatcttTCACACatgatatttttgtttcattatcattttatgttattattttattgcatttttattttaaactttctCTTTACGacatttatcaaattttaagtACTCATGAGCATGGGccattttttataaaacaaaaaaaattatattggatataaaagtaaagaagattatcacattattaatattattgattcatAAAAACACAGTTTTCATGAGAAGTCAAAAGGATTAATAGAGTACTATGTATAGTATGACAATATCTCGAGTAGGGTGTGTTTGATacgaaggaaaacattttccagaaaatgtttttcaattttctcatgtttgattgggaaaaatattttgaaaaatgttttctaaaGCAACCCATTTTCTTCAAGtttaacaaaaatgattttccttcaaaaattaatgaaaacatttttgaaaactctcatccaacttcaaattataattttcttttttttcaaaaaatcagatttttttgttgaaaaagtattttaaagctttttttaaagatatatattttcaacttcagtttttaattttattaccCAACCCTCCCCCTTcctgccccccccccccggcAGGGCCCCTACCCCCACTCCtcttaaaaaacatttttaagtttattttttaaaaaaaatatttttgatttaaaatttttattttcatcccACCCCCACCCCTACCCTCAACCCCCTCCCAAAGCCAGCACCCCCACCCTCATCCCCTCCCCTCcctcaagaaaaattaaaattaaagtttgtAGTATGTGTTAATTTGCTGTTTTAGCTTCGAAGAAATATGAGACAACTTCCCAAAATCTACAAGGTTCCTTCATGTCTTTTCCTTTCCTGATCAAACAACCAAACAAAAATCAATCTAGTAAAATTTGCTTGAGGCAAAAAGTAAGGTCTCTCAGGTTCTTATATGTCATGTAGCATTTAGAGTGCTCTTTGTATCATTAAACATCCTTAGCCACATTGTGTATGACAAGGCTATTCTAGTTGACACTCAAAAAATTTAAGTAGTGCAGAAATAACCCACATCCTCAACTTACATAAGAAATTTGTTGAATTTGGTGGGTTACTATAGATAATTCCTGAGGGGTTCTTATCTATTTCATTCCCAAAGACTAAGTTTACTTAGAAGAGGGGTAAGTTTTAATGGTCTAAGGCTTGTGAGAAAAAACTTTTAGGAATTGAAAACTTGATTGACTACTGCTCCAATATTGTTTCTACCCTAATGTACAAAAGGTTTTGTCATCTATTGTGATATGCACAGAGTGAGTCTTTGTTGTGTACTGATATAGAATGGTAAACCTATAGCTTATGATTTCAGACAGTTTCAAATTCATGATAGAAATTATCTGAGTCACGATCTCGTGTTGGCAAAATTGGTGTAGCTTTTATGAAATGGTGTTAGTATCGCTATGAAATTCACGTGGATGTGTTCATTGACAACAAGAGGTTTTAATATGTTTTCGGCCAAAAGGAGTTCAATCTTAGATAAAGAAGTTGGCTAGAGTTACTTAAAGATTATGATACGTATTCTCTATGACCCGGATAAGGTTAATGTTATTGTGATGCCATTAGTAGGTTATCCATGGGAGTACTGATCCTGTGGAGGAAGGAAAGAAAGAATTTTCATGGCAATGTAAGTGCACATATTGCACGTTTGGAAGTACCTAATTTGGTAGACTCTAGAAGTTGGAGTTGTTGTAATGAATGTGCCTAATTTATCCTTGGTGATGCAAGTGAAAAAGAAGCAAGATAGAGACTCAATCTTACTTTAGTTAAaggaaaatgttcataagcagAACGTGACGgattttgaacaagggggagatgacGTGTTGAGGTAATAAAGTAGTTTGTGTATCTCCAAGGTAGGATTATCACCAAGATAGAATCATGACAAAATTTCGCagtttcaaatatttgattcaTCGAAAACCTATAAAAATGTATCACGATTTTGTTGGATTTTGaaaaggtgtgaatgaaaaatgaagagttgcgacttttatgaagagttgtgacttttacgaaATGTtgcgaattttatgaaaagttgtgacttttatgaaaacttgcgaattttatgaaaaattgtgacttttatggaaagttgtgacttttatgaaaggtgacgacctttctgaaagattgtgacttttccaaaggtttgtgacctttccggtaaggcacaacaAGAACATTTTCGCACTACcctttatattttctataaattgagggatttcctctcattttaatatagaattcataggcttcttcttcaacaactaaatctagtattctaagtgtagtTTACTGCTGTTGAGTGGTTTGTTGACACCGGAgcttttggtatctatactctggtgattgagattattttaccctgggaggtcatattccaaatcaaacctcggatactagaggggaataatttccttaagtgGACACtatgaattcagtggacttgatctttttcctattaaaattttttcagattctggtacgtgttttacaaactttagatttgtgaattaatttcagttcttctattcttttgttcttcactggttcattaaacttggtaacttcgtgtttctgcaaagtttgttggaatcagtaagattctttaggcacatattaacaataattcttctttaagaaaaatatttcgcatatttttttaaaatatgtttctgattctagtttcgctactagt
Proteins encoded in this window:
- the LOC138340419 gene encoding uncharacterized protein, translating into MTAPLNLEEGQSSHRPPRFNGHFYNWWKVRMHDYLMAEDSELWDIVLDGPFVPTMEEKDGEKTILVPKPRQKYDEADRKKIEKGFKAKTLLVCGIGLDEYNRVSAYESSKEIWDFLKTAHEGTEQVNESKIDMLTSRYENFKMKEGETIHDMFTKLSSITNELRSLGEPISMTKQVRKVLRILPKSWESKVDAITEAKDLKVLTMDALIGNL